The Pseudanabaena galeata CCNP1313 genome includes a region encoding these proteins:
- a CDS encoding type II toxin-antitoxin system Phd/YefM family antitoxin, whose amino-acid sequence MSLFPQIPISELRHQLSKLKRSVQLGKQRLVITCYGEIIGYLVPLSDISPENGFPEVKTEEMPLTKFRDQVHDAWERLQSGVDCLKLTFHNRPVVAFVSSNLASYLPIPLTNSEDIKQIFSQINKSQITGGVNAKV is encoded by the coding sequence ATGAGTCTTTTCCCTCAAATACCAATATCTGAGCTACGACATCAATTATCAAAGTTAAAAAGAAGCGTTCAACTAGGAAAACAAAGATTAGTCATTACCTGTTATGGCGAAATCATTGGATATCTTGTTCCTTTGAGTGACATTAGTCCAGAGAATGGCTTTCCAGAAGTTAAAACCGAGGAAATGCCATTAACTAAGTTTCGGGATCAAGTACATGATGCTTGGGAACGACTACAGTCTGGTGTTGATTGCTTAAAATTAACATTTCATAATCGACCAGTCGTAGCTTTTGTTAGTAGTAACTTAGCAAGTTATTTACCAATTCCTCTTACCAATTCAGAGGATATAAAACAGATTTTTTCTCAAATCAACAAATCTCAAATAACTGGAGGTGTCAATGCAAAAGTTTAA